In a single window of the Cydia pomonella isolate Wapato2018A chromosome 2, ilCydPomo1, whole genome shotgun sequence genome:
- the LOC133534418 gene encoding transient receptor potential channel pyrexia, translated as MLACCVLPTLLVKRCARFSGSAIGGQWARHSAPHRRVARMPTSRRLLPPRWLRGRRSSRPDDDDARAGTWSPRPNMDRPRLSRVLSSPPLQNQPQDEATLERGEFPSMGHLEYVSYGSSPPAESAPNMYDSFEEPPLDLTAHICAESIRQSAHEQMRAVGGRLRLLDELESGVITVETAIDTFSSSTEAEKNVCLFWAAFLKLSQLLPILVEAGADPIYCDALGLSPLHVAAFSGSTECANFLLSRGVDPNYMPRCFAPLHCAAFGDSVQVANLLISRGASVHSAVKYVNCEGGLLHCAVRANSVECLKLFISHGVDVNLIEPGGTNAIHLAADLGMLQCLAILLDTPGADPKVRTRVGDRESTALHLAADGGFVECVDLLLSKGADASLKNHRGFTALHLAARAASLECVESLLRQGKADPNANDFDNRTPLHAAIGKCDSACDIIETLISWGANVNKKDEYGFTPLHLAALDGLSACVETLIYHGADVTTRSKKGNSALNVIARKTPASLAMITRKLDCAITLHHSQTTNREVELELDFRSILQHCYPREISYLNTFVDEGQKEVLLHPLCSAFLYIKWEKIRKYYIARLFLSFIFVLCLTLYVLTALAHNCYNGSKDMEETIQEQELCQKQSILGDLLRKNPFVIEMQWWVLAGITIFEIFRKVYGIAGYSTIRQYLMQSENIIEWFVIISVFLISYIYTNITYTWQNHIGAFAVLAGWTNLMMMIGQLPVFGTYVAMYQKVQKEFAKLLMAYSCILVGFTISFCVIFPDSSSFANPFMGFITVLTMMIGELNLDLLLNEPDGNDPPLFLEFSAQITYVLFLLFVTVVLMNLLVGIAVHDIQGLRKTAGLSKLVRQTKLISYMELALFNGYLPKCLLKILHSSALVSPQAYRVVLSVKPLNPSEKRLPRDIMMAAYDIAKMRKQYGHTISSNGSTTGAYSCFKKYENNNDSSYREYGYSSGYSGLGSLQVRLDETSENVRQLTQEVRELKKLISAQQLVIQQALAVTIDSR; from the coding sequence ATGTTAGCATGTTGTGTGCTTCCAACTTTACTGGTAAAGAGGTGCGCACGATTCTCTGGCTCGGCAATTGGCGGACAATGGGCCCGGCATTCAGCGCCGCACCGCCGCGTCGCCCGCATGCCCACGTCGCGCCGCCTGCTCCCGCCGCGCTGGTTGCGCGGTCGCCGCTCGTCCCGGCCTGACGACGATGACGCCCGCGCCGGCACCTGGAGTCCGCGCCCCAACATGGACCGCCCTCGCTTATCACGCGTCCTCAGCTCGCCGCCCCTTCAAAACCAACCTCAAGACGAGGCAACACTGGAGAGAGGAGAGTTTCCATCCATGGGGCATTTGGAATATGTCTCTTATGGCTCATCACCACCTGCAGAGAGCGCCCCTAATATGTATGACAGCTTTGAAGAGCCCCCGCTCGACCTAACTGCGCATATTTGTGCGGAGTCAATACGTCAGAGCGCACATGAACAAATGAGAGCTGTTGGCGGTCGATTGAGGCTGCTAGACGAATTGGAATCAGGGGTCATTACCGTGGAGACAGCGATCGATACATTTTCTTCTTCAACCGAGGCAGAGAAGAATGTATGCCTGTTTTGGGCAGCGTTCCTGAAACTCTCACAACTTTTACCAATACTTGTAGAAGCGGGCGCGGATCCGATATATTGCGACGCGCTTGGTTTATCGCCGTTACATGTAGCAGCCTTCAGCGGGTCCACGGAATGTGCAAACTTTTTGCTTTCCCGTGGTGTGGACCCTAATTACATGCCACGATGCTTTGCGCCACTCCACTGCGCGGCGTTCGGAGATTCAGTGCAAGTGGCTAATTTACTAATCAGTCGAGGTGCCTCAGTCCATTCCGCGGTCAAGTACGTGAATTGTGAAGGTGGTTTACTTCATTGTGCAGTTCGAGCTAATTCCGTGGAATGTCTTAAACTGTTTATTTCACACGGCGTTGACGTAAATTTAATTGAGCCTGGCGGTACGAACGCCATCCACCTTGCTGCTGATCTGGGAATGCTTCAATGCCTTGCAATCTTATTGGATACACCCGGAGCCGATCCAAAAGTTAGAACGAGAGTTGGAGACAGGGAGTCGACTGCTTTACATCTAGCGGCTGACGGCGGATTTGTAGAATGTGTTGATCTCTTACTCTCTAAAGGAGCCGATGCTAGCTTGAAGAATCACAGAGGCTTTACGGCCTTACACCTAGCAGCGCGCGCAGCTAGTTTGGAATGTGTTGAATCACTGCTGAGGCAAGGGAAAGCTGATCCAAATGCTAATGACTTTGATAACCGGACACCGCTTCATGCCGCTATCGGAAAATGTGATTCGGCTTGTGATATAATTGAAACTTTGATTAGTTGGGGTGCGAACGTCAACAAGAAAGATGAGTATGGCTTTACACCGCTGCACCTCGCAGCACTCGACGGTCTCTCAGCTTGCGTCGAGACGCTCATATACCACGGCGCTGACGTCACTACGAGGTCTAAAAAAGGAAACTCTGCTCTCAACGTAATAGCCCGCAAGACCCCAGCGTCACTAGCTATGATCACGCGGAAGCTTGATTGCGCTATCACTCTACACCATTCTCAGACTACCAATAGAGAAGTAGAGCTTGAACTTGATTTCCGCAGCATTTTACAACATTGCTACCCACGGGAGATTAGTTATCTTAATACGTTTGTAGATGAAGGACAGAAGGAAGTATTATTACATCCGTTATGTTCTGCTTTCCTATATATCAAGTGGGAAAAGATACGCAAATACTATATAGCTAGATTATTTCTCAGTTTCATATTCGTTCTATGTCTAACATTGTACGTTCTGACAGCGCTTGCACATAATTGCTACAATGGTAGTAAGGATATGGAGGAAACTATACAAGAGCAGGAATTGTGTCAGAAACAGTCTATTCTCGGAGATCTTTTGAGGAAAAATCCCTTCGTAATTGAAATGCAATGGTGGGTGTTGGCCGGGATTACGATTTTCGAGATATTTAGAAAAGTATATGGCATAGCCGGTTACTCCACCATCAGGCAATATCTCATGCAGTCGGAGAATATAATAGAGTGGTTTGTGATCATAAGTGTTTTTCTCATATCGTACATCTATACAAACATAACGTATACATGGCAAAACCACATCGGTGCCTTTGCGGTGCTCGCCGGATGGACAaacttgatgatgatgatcggGCAGCTACCAGTTTTTGGTACTTATGTAGCAATGTACCAAAAAGTTCAAAAAGAATTTGCAAAATTACTAATGGCCTACTCATGCATTCTAGTTGGATTTACCATAAGCTTTTGTGTCATTTTCCCAGACTCATCTTCTTTCGCTAACCCATTTATGGGTTTTATTACCGTTTTGACGATGATGATTGGAGAGCTTAATTTAGATTTATTGCTAAACGAGCCGGACGGGAATGACCCTCCCCTGTTTTTAGAATTCTCGGCGCAAATAACATATGTGTTATTTCTTCTGTTCGTCACTGTCGTGCTTATGAACCTACTAGTAGGTATAGCGGTACACGATATTCAAGGTTTAAGGAAGACAGCGGGGCTCTCGAAGCTCGTCCGGCAAACGAAACTGATATCCTACATGGAATTGGCCTTGTTTAACGGTTATCTGCCTAAATGTCTGTTAAAAATTCTCCACTCGTCGGCTCTCGTATCGCCACAGGCTTATAGAGTTGTGCTAAGTGTTAAGCCGTTGAATCCTAGTGAGAAAAGGCTGCCGAGGGATATCATGATGGCGGCATACGACATAGCGAAAATGAGAAAACAGTATGGGCATACGATATCTTCAAATGGATCGACTACTGGAGCATATTCGTGTTTTAAAAAGTACGAGAATAACAACGATTCCAGTTACCGAGAATACGGGTATTCGTCAGGATATTCCGGTTTGGGAAGTCTGCAAGTGAGGCTTGATGAAACTTCCGAGAATGTTCGCCAGCTGACACAGGAAGTTCGTGAGCTGAAGAAATTGATCAGTGCCCAGCAACTGGTCATCCAGCAAGCGCTTGCTGTTACGATTGACTCTCGTTGA